From Saimiri boliviensis isolate mSaiBol1 chromosome 9, mSaiBol1.pri, whole genome shotgun sequence, a single genomic window includes:
- the BTBD3 gene encoding BTB/POZ domain-containing protein 3 isoform X2 — MAADIFPRKKPANSSSTSVQQYHQQNLSNNNLIPAPNWQGLYPTIRERNAVMFNNDLMADVHFVVGPPGGTQRLPGHKYVLAVGSSVFHAMFYGELAEDKDEIRIPDVEPAAFLAMLKYIYCDEIDLAADTVLATLYAAKKYIVPHLARACVNFLETSLSAKNACVLLSQSCLFEEPDLTQRCWEVIDAQAELALKSEGFCDIDFQTLESILRRETLNAKEIVVFEAALNWAEVECQRQDLALSIENKRKVLGKALYLIRIPTMALDDFANGAAQSGVLTLNETNDIFLWYTAAKKPELQFVSKARKGLVPQRCHRFQSCAYRSNQWRYRGRCDSIQFAVDKRVFIAGFGLYGSSCGSAEYSAKIELKRQGVVLGQNLSKYFSDGSSNTFPVWFEYPVQIEPDTFYTASVILDGNELSYFGQEGMTEVQCGKVTVQFQCSSDSTNGTGVQGGQIPELIFYA; from the exons ATGGCTGCTGATATATTTCCCCGTAAAAAGCCAGCCAACTCCAGCAGCACCAGCGTCCAGCAGTACCACCAGCAGAATCTGAGTAATAACAACCTTATCCCAGCCCCAAACTGGCAGGGTCTTTATCCCACTATTAGAGAGAG AAATGCGGTGATGTTCAATAATGATTTGATGGCAGATGTACATTTTGTGGTTGGGCCACCAGGTGGGACTCAGCGGTTGCCAGGACACAAA TATGTTTTAGCTGTTGGGAGCTCTGTGTTCCATGCGATGTTTTACGGAGAACTTGCAGAGGACAAAGATGAAATCCGTATACCAGATGTCGAACCTGCTGCTTTTCTTGCTATGCTGAA ATATATCTATTGTGATGAAATTGACTTGGCTGCTGACACAGTGCTGGCCACACTTTATGCCGCCAAAAAGTACATTGTCCCTCACCTTGCCAGAGCCTGTGTTAATTTCCTGGAGACCAGCTTGAGTGCCAAGAATGCCTGTGTGCTTCTCTCCCAGAGCTGCCTGTTCGAGGAGCCAGACCTGACCCAGCGTTGCTGGGAGGTGATCGATGCCCAGGCTGAGTTAGCTCTCAAGTCTGAGGGATTCTGCGATATCGACTTCCAGACTCTAGAAAGTATTCTCCGTAGGGAAACTCTGAATGCCAAAGAAATTGTGGTTTTTGAGGCAGCTCTCAACTGGGCTGAAGTAGAATGCCAACGACAAGATCTAGCGTTGAGCATTGAAAATAAACGCAAGGTCCTAGGAAAGGCACTTTACCTGATCCGCATACCCACAATGGCCCTCGATGATTTTGCAAATGGTGCTGCACAGTCCGGAGTATTAACTCTCAATGAGACCAACGACATCTTCCTCTGGTATACTGCGGCCAAAAAGCCTGAGCTGCAGTTTGTGAGTAAAGCCCGCAAAGGCCTGGTTCCCCAGCGCTGTCACCGTTTCCAGTCGTGTGCCTATCGAAGCAACCAATGGCGCTATCGGGGTCGCTGTGACAGCATCCAGTTTGCAGTAGATAAAAGAGTGTTCATTGCTGGCTTTGGGCTGTATGGCTCCAGCTGTGGTTCTGCAGAATATAGTGCCAAGATTGAACTTAAGCGGCAGGGCGTTGTCCTGGGGCAGAACTTGAGCAAGTACTTCTCAGATGGGTCCAGCAATACCTTTCCGGTATGGTTTGAATACCCAGTGCAGATTGAGCCAGACACTTTCTACACAGCCAGTGTGATACTGGATGGCAATGAACTCAGCTACTTTGGACAAGAAGGCATGACAGAAGTTCAGTGTGGCAAAGTGACTGTCCAGTTTCAGTGCTCCTCAGATAGCACCAATGGCACTGGGGTACAAGGAGGGCAGATCCCTGAACTTATATTCTATGCTTGA
- the BTBD3 gene encoding BTB/POZ domain-containing protein 3 isoform X1: MVDDKEKNMKCLTFFLMLPETVKNRSKKSSKKANTSSSSSNSSKLPPVCYEIITLKTKKKKMAADIFPRKKPANSSSTSVQQYHQQNLSNNNLIPAPNWQGLYPTIRERNAVMFNNDLMADVHFVVGPPGGTQRLPGHKYVLAVGSSVFHAMFYGELAEDKDEIRIPDVEPAAFLAMLKYIYCDEIDLAADTVLATLYAAKKYIVPHLARACVNFLETSLSAKNACVLLSQSCLFEEPDLTQRCWEVIDAQAELALKSEGFCDIDFQTLESILRRETLNAKEIVVFEAALNWAEVECQRQDLALSIENKRKVLGKALYLIRIPTMALDDFANGAAQSGVLTLNETNDIFLWYTAAKKPELQFVSKARKGLVPQRCHRFQSCAYRSNQWRYRGRCDSIQFAVDKRVFIAGFGLYGSSCGSAEYSAKIELKRQGVVLGQNLSKYFSDGSSNTFPVWFEYPVQIEPDTFYTASVILDGNELSYFGQEGMTEVQCGKVTVQFQCSSDSTNGTGVQGGQIPELIFYA; the protein is encoded by the exons ATGGTAGATGACAAGGAAAAGAACATGAAATGTCTCACCTTCTTCTTGATGCTTCCAGAGACGGTAAAGAACAGGTCCAAGAAAAGCTCGAAGAAAGCAAAtaccagcagcagcagtagcaacaGCAGCAAGTTGCCCCCAGTTTGTTATGAAATAATTACCTTGAAGACTAAAAAGAAGAAGATGGCTGCTGATATATTTCCCCGTAAAAAGCCAGCCAACTCCAGCAGCACCAGCGTCCAGCAGTACCACCAGCAGAATCTGAGTAATAACAACCTTATCCCAGCCCCAAACTGGCAGGGTCTTTATCCCACTATTAGAGAGAG AAATGCGGTGATGTTCAATAATGATTTGATGGCAGATGTACATTTTGTGGTTGGGCCACCAGGTGGGACTCAGCGGTTGCCAGGACACAAA TATGTTTTAGCTGTTGGGAGCTCTGTGTTCCATGCGATGTTTTACGGAGAACTTGCAGAGGACAAAGATGAAATCCGTATACCAGATGTCGAACCTGCTGCTTTTCTTGCTATGCTGAA ATATATCTATTGTGATGAAATTGACTTGGCTGCTGACACAGTGCTGGCCACACTTTATGCCGCCAAAAAGTACATTGTCCCTCACCTTGCCAGAGCCTGTGTTAATTTCCTGGAGACCAGCTTGAGTGCCAAGAATGCCTGTGTGCTTCTCTCCCAGAGCTGCCTGTTCGAGGAGCCAGACCTGACCCAGCGTTGCTGGGAGGTGATCGATGCCCAGGCTGAGTTAGCTCTCAAGTCTGAGGGATTCTGCGATATCGACTTCCAGACTCTAGAAAGTATTCTCCGTAGGGAAACTCTGAATGCCAAAGAAATTGTGGTTTTTGAGGCAGCTCTCAACTGGGCTGAAGTAGAATGCCAACGACAAGATCTAGCGTTGAGCATTGAAAATAAACGCAAGGTCCTAGGAAAGGCACTTTACCTGATCCGCATACCCACAATGGCCCTCGATGATTTTGCAAATGGTGCTGCACAGTCCGGAGTATTAACTCTCAATGAGACCAACGACATCTTCCTCTGGTATACTGCGGCCAAAAAGCCTGAGCTGCAGTTTGTGAGTAAAGCCCGCAAAGGCCTGGTTCCCCAGCGCTGTCACCGTTTCCAGTCGTGTGCCTATCGAAGCAACCAATGGCGCTATCGGGGTCGCTGTGACAGCATCCAGTTTGCAGTAGATAAAAGAGTGTTCATTGCTGGCTTTGGGCTGTATGGCTCCAGCTGTGGTTCTGCAGAATATAGTGCCAAGATTGAACTTAAGCGGCAGGGCGTTGTCCTGGGGCAGAACTTGAGCAAGTACTTCTCAGATGGGTCCAGCAATACCTTTCCGGTATGGTTTGAATACCCAGTGCAGATTGAGCCAGACACTTTCTACACAGCCAGTGTGATACTGGATGGCAATGAACTCAGCTACTTTGGACAAGAAGGCATGACAGAAGTTCAGTGTGGCAAAGTGACTGTCCAGTTTCAGTGCTCCTCAGATAGCACCAATGGCACTGGGGTACAAGGAGGGCAGATCCCTGAACTTATATTCTATGCTTGA